The nucleotide window ATCCCGGCCCCGGCGTGCGCCAGGGCGTGCAGCAGGAGGAAGCCGGCCAGGAGAAGCGGACGCATGATCCCCAGCGTCGCTGGTGGCAGGGAGGCTGTCAATGGCGTCGCACCCGAGGCGGCCCGACACGACACAGGGGGCGAACCCGAAGGTTCACCCCCTGTGCGCCCGAAGCGATGACGGCTTGGTCCAACGCTTCAGCGTGCCAGCACTTCGTTGCCACCAGGTACAACCGAGAGACATGTCAGGGACATACTCTGGGGAGGGGCTGTACCGAGGATTGCCGCCGTGGCGGGAAACTGTCGACGGTGTTCGTCGCGCGCCAGCCGGATACCTGACTTTGTTGAGAGCATTTACAATCGACTTAACGTCGGCCCGGTTTCGGCATCAAATGGGGTGAGGCATTCACACACCCTATCGCCCGGACGCAGACGCGCCGGCGATCGTATTCGGAGGCAATATGACACGCACCACTCGCCACATCAGCGCCGCTGCGGCTGCGCTCACCCTTCTCGTGTCGGCCGGCGTTCAGGCGCAGACCGCCGATAGCACTCAACCCCCTCCGGCTCGCGGCATGCGCGGCGGGATGGGCCCACGCATGGCGCCCGGTGGCGACGTCGGCCCCGGCCAGGGCGGCGGGATGCGCGGCATGCAGCAGGGACGTCGCGGTGGCGGCATGCGCCAGGGAGCGCCCGGACGGCGTGTCGGCGGCCAGTTTGGCCCGGGACGTGGGGCCTTCCTCCGCGGGATCACCCTCTCGACCGACCAGGAGAAGGCGCTGCGCGCGACGCAGGCCAAGCACCTGCTCGAGACCAAGCCGCTGATGCTCGAGATGCTCTCCGCTCGGACCGACGAGCAGCTCGCGCGGCTCAACGGTGACCAGAAGGCGCTCGACGCCGCGTCGGCGCGCGTGACGGCCACGCGCACGAGGCTCGATACGCTCCGCACCAAGCGGTCGCCGATCGAGACGCTGCGCTCGGTCCTCACCCCCGATCAGCAGAAGATTCTCGACAAGAACCTGGCCGAGGGGCCGCAGAACCGGATGGGGCGTGCGGGGCAGGGCGGGCAGGGGATGCGCGGCTTCCGTGACGGGGCCGGCCCGCGTGGCTTCCGCGGTGGTCCGCCGCCGCGCCGCCCGGCGGGCGACGACGTCGAGCCGAACGACGAGCGGTAAGCACCGACGCTGACGGACGAGGGCGGGGCCACACCGAGCATCGGGTGGCCCCGCACTTTTTCCCCGTTGGCCGGATATGCTTGGACACGATGAACGCTCCCTCCCGCTGGCGTCGATGGCTCTCCCCGTGGAACCTGTTCACCCTCGCGGTGCTGGTGTGGGCTGCCCCACGCCTCCTCCCGCATCTGGGGGCGGTGGCTGGCGTTCGGTCCGGCGGGAACGCGCGCCCGTCGTATCGGGTCGCCACCCTCGCCGGCGATACGCTCGGGTCTGAGTCGCTGCGCGGACAGGTCGTCCTCGTGAACTTCTGGGCGACCTGGTGTGGGCCCTGCCGTGTTGAGATGCCGCTGCTGGAACGGATGTACGTGCGGCACCGCGATCGTGGCTTCGTCCTCCTGGGGCTGAGCGTCGATCGGGGGGGCGAGCAGGCGGTACGCGACTACGTGCGCTCACGCGGGGTGACGTACCCGGTCGCCGTCGTGGGCGCGCGCGAGGAGGGCGCATTCGGCGGGGTGCGTGGCTATCCCACGTCGTACCTGCTGGATCGAAACGGCGTGGTGCGCCACGTGGTCATCGGCCCGCTGGCCCCCGCGACGCTCGAACTGGCGGTCCGTCGGCTGCTCGACGAGCCGGCGCCCACCGGTCGCTGAGTCGCGTCGGGGATCGGTGAATCGCCGCCGGCGGGCGCGGTGCGCCCCGCCGGCCTAACGAACGCCGACGGCCCCGTTGGCCGTCAGGACCGGAGTGGCGGCAGGCGAACGCACCCAGGCCAGGAAGCGCGCGGTCGCCCCGGACGGGACGGCCGCGGCCACGAGGTACGAATCGCGCACCAGGGGGTAGCGCCCCGAGGCCACCGCCTCGGGCGTCGGCTCCACGCCATCGAGCGCCAGCGCGCGAAGCCGTGCACCACCTTGCCGCACCACCGTGGCCGTCGTGATCCCGATCGCCCCCGGCGACGCGAGGAGGGCCCGCTGCATGGCGTCGGTGTCGGCGACGATCGCCACGTGCGGCGCCATCGGTGCGCTCGTCAGGCACGCGACGCCGCGGCGGAGCACCTCCATGTCCACCTCCGACTCCGCCCGCGCCACGACCGACATGGCCACGGGTTCCTCGCGCCCGGTGACCGTGCGCCAGGCTGGCGGGCCACCGGTGAAGACGGCGCACAGCTGCGTGGCGCTGATCGCTCGCGCCGGCGCCCCTGCATTCACGCCGATGACGACGGCGGTCGTCGCCACTCGATGCGGGGTGAAGCCCTCGCGGACGAGGGCGGCGGTGTCGAGCCCGTGGCTCGCGAGGGCGATGTCGATGCGCCCCTCGCGCAGCGCCGCCAGGCGCGCCCCGCTCCCCATCCCCTTCCCGATCACGATCACCGTCGCCGGGTGCTCGCGCTGATACGCCTCGGCCAGGGCGGCGACGAGTGGCAGCACCCCGTTGGAGCCGTCCACGCGCACGGTGTCAAAAGCGACTGATGGGGGCGGCCCGGCGGCCGCGGCATCGAGCCCCCTCGCGGAAAGGACGGCGACTCCGGCGAGTGCCAGCAGGAACGGTGACGAGAAGGGGAGCCGGGGCACGGACGTGTAGGCGCGAGGGAGGTGAGGGGAGGTCCGCCGGAGGATGCGTGCTCGCCCCCGTGGTCGCAACGGTGCGGGTGCCTGCTCCGTAGCTTGCGAGCAACTCACCCCAACCCCGGACCCCCATGCGTCGCCTGCGCCTCGCGTGCGCCCTCCTCGTCGCCCCGGTCGTCGTCGCCACCCCCGCGGTCGCACAGCCAGCGGCCGCCGTCTCGCTGGACCGCCTCACGCACTACCCGTTTCCCTCCGAGCTGAACGCCGCGGCACGCGCCAATCGGATGGTCTGGGCGTTCAACGAGGCCGGGGTCCGCAACCTGTACGTGGCCGAGGGGCCCGACTTCACCCCGCGTCGCCTGACCAACTACACGCAGGATGACGGGCAGGAGCTCACCTCGGTGCAGCTGACGGCCGACGGCCGCTACGTGGTCTACGTGCGCGGCGGTGACCACGGCTCCAACTTCGACGACGCGCTCCCGGTCAACCCGCTGGGGACGTTGCAGCCGGTGCGCGTGCAACTGTGGAGCATCCCGTTCGAGGGGGGCGAGCCCCGGTCCCTGGGCGAGGGGGACTCGCCGGCCGTGTCGCCCAAGGGCGACGTCGTCGCCTTCGAACGCGACAACCAGGTCTGGTCGGTCCCGATCGACGGCTCGAAGCCGGCGGCCCGCCTCTTCACGGCGCGCGGAAGCAACGGTGATCCGCAGTGGTGTCCCGATGGGGATCACCTCGCCTTCGTTTCCAATCGTGGCGACCACGCCTACATCGGGATCTACCACGGCCCCGAGTCGCCCCTCACGTACGTGTCGCCCTCCACCAACCGCGACGGGTCGCCACGCTGGTCGCCCGACGGCACGCGCATCGTCTTCGTGCGCCGCCCGGGCGCAGGCGGCCCGGCGCAGAACATCCTCGAGCAGCGCCCGACGGCCTGGTCACTCTACACC belongs to Gemmatimonadota bacterium and includes:
- a CDS encoding TlpA family protein disulfide reductase, producing the protein MNAPSRWRRWLSPWNLFTLAVLVWAAPRLLPHLGAVAGVRSGGNARPSYRVATLAGDTLGSESLRGQVVLVNFWATWCGPCRVEMPLLERMYVRHRDRGFVLLGLSVDRGGEQAVRDYVRSRGVTYPVAVVGAREEGAFGGVRGYPTSYLLDRNGVVRHVVIGPLAPATLELAVRRLLDEPAPTGR
- a CDS encoding substrate-binding domain-containing protein, whose amino-acid sequence is MPRLPFSSPFLLALAGVAVLSARGLDAAAAGPPPSVAFDTVRVDGSNGVLPLVAALAEAYQREHPATVIVIGKGMGSGARLAALREGRIDIALASHGLDTAALVREGFTPHRVATTAVVIGVNAGAPARAISATQLCAVFTGGPPAWRTVTGREEPVAMSVVARAESEVDMEVLRRGVACLTSAPMAPHVAIVADTDAMQRALLASPGAIGITTATVVRQGGARLRALALDGVEPTPEAVASGRYPLVRDSYLVAAAVPSGATARFLAWVRSPAATPVLTANGAVGVR